The Nycticebus coucang isolate mNycCou1 chromosome 2, mNycCou1.pri, whole genome shotgun sequence genome includes a window with the following:
- the ORM1 gene encoding alpha-1-acid glycoprotein 1 translates to MALPWVLAVLSLLPLMDAHSPVCANLTAVPITNATLDRVSGKWFYIASALREPEYKKASLEISADFFYFAPNKTEDKIELREYQTVNDKCVYNFSYLNVQRENGTISRYEWGKEHFAQLVLLRDPKTFVFAFFLEDEQNRGLTLYADKPEATEEQLEEYYEALACAGMLKSEVVYTDWKKDVCEPVEKQHKKEEEERRKEKDPKEDTASGQDLGDAARPS, encoded by the exons ATGGCGCTGCCTTGGGTCCTTGCAGTCCTGAGCCTCCTGCCTCTGATGGACGCCCACAGCCCAGTGTGTGCTAACCTGACAGCGGTGCCCATCACCAATGCTACCCTGGACCGG GTCTCTGGCAAGTGGTTTTACATTGCTTCGGCCTTACGAGAGCCTGAGTATAAAAAGGCATCTCTGGAGATCTCAGCAGACTTCTTTTACTTTGCTCCCAACAAGACGGAGGATAAGATAGAACTCAGAGAGTACCAGACCGT CAATGATAAGTGCGTCTATAACTTCAGCTATCTGAATGTCCAGCGGGAGAATGGGACTATCTCCAGATACG AGTGGGGCAAAGAACATTTTGCTCAGCTTGTGCTCCTCAGGGACCCCAAGACCTTCGTCTTTGCCTTCTTCCTGGAAGATGAGCAGAACCGGGGACTGACCCTCTACG CTGACAAACCGGAGGCCACAGAGGAGCAACTGGAGGAGTACTATGAAGCACTCGCCTGCGCCGGCATGTTGAAGTCTGAAGTCGTGTACACTGACTGGAAAAAG GATGTGTGTGAGCCGGTGGAGAAGCAGCacaagaaggaggaggaggagaggaggaaggaaaaggaccCCAAGGAGGATACAGCCTCAGGGCAGGACCTCGGGGATGCAGCCCGCCCTTCATga